One Psychrilyobacter piezotolerans genomic region harbors:
- a CDS encoding PstA family ABC transporter permease: MGKIIKTLSYFSLTLLIIIVSILFIYPFYRADFILENKIFSAMVGTFEIGVFSMIFGGILAIAAAVYNVFYCKKGKKILSAVIRCSAGIPSIILGLFGYHFFVIKMGLGRCMLTSSLTLGIMIFPYIEIELEKCFNEVSRDLIDMSESLGVSREYMLVKLIFPVCRVEILNILTLASGFAMGATAPIILTGAIMYGKTGDIMKPFMALPYHIYILTSEGISVEGAFTASSILLVMVLFLNLGAKRVFNSVFNFFYNKN, from the coding sequence ATGGGAAAAATTATAAAAACTTTATCTTATTTTAGTTTGACTTTATTAATAATTATTGTTTCAATATTATTTATCTATCCTTTTTACAGGGCTGATTTTATATTGGAGAATAAAATATTTTCTGCAATGGTAGGAACCTTTGAAATAGGTGTTTTTTCAATGATTTTTGGGGGAATACTGGCTATTGCAGCTGCAGTTTATAATGTTTTTTATTGTAAAAAAGGAAAAAAAATTTTATCTGCAGTGATCAGATGCAGTGCGGGAATTCCATCGATTATATTAGGACTATTTGGATATCATTTTTTTGTAATAAAGATGGGATTGGGAAGATGTATGCTGACCAGCTCCCTTACTTTAGGAATAATGATATTTCCGTATATTGAAATAGAGTTAGAAAAATGTTTTAATGAAGTTTCCCGGGATTTGATAGATATGTCTGAAAGTTTAGGAGTGTCCAGGGAGTATATGCTGGTTAAATTGATTTTTCCAGTTTGCAGGGTTGAGATCTTAAATATTCTGACCCTTGCCAGTGGTTTTGCAATGGGAGCAACAGCTCCTATTATCCTGACAGGTGCAATAATGTATGGAAAAACAGGAGATATAATGAAGCCATTCATGGCTCTTCCTTACCACATATATATATTAACTTCTGAAGGAATTTCTGTAGAAGGTGCATTTACGGCAAGTTCTATCCTCTTGGTGATGGTTTTATTCTTAAATTTAGGGGCTAAAAGAGTCTTTAATTCTGTTTTTAATTTTTTTTATAATAAAAATTAA
- a CDS encoding tetratricopeptide repeat protein has protein sequence MLRTAIFMEINEIKNLDERRVDLRSELIFNPDNRMALRELRAILCFQKKTDDAIDVYKKMLELDPKNAEYMAYMGYLYYEKDNFPEAIELFNKALDIDPEAPFVYFLLGNAFSRIGRIVDAIRAYDLAIFLDFDIYDAHVEFAIKYERMGRLKRALKEYIAAYEIDPRDEAIKEKIDFLREKIGE, from the coding sequence ATGTTAAGAACAGCAATATTTATGGAGATTAATGAGATAAAAAACCTGGATGAAAGAAGAGTAGATCTTAGATCGGAATTGATTTTTAATCCAGATAATCGTATGGCGTTGAGAGAATTAAGAGCAATACTTTGTTTTCAAAAAAAAACAGATGACGCCATAGATGTCTACAAGAAAATGTTGGAATTAGACCCCAAAAATGCAGAGTATATGGCATATATGGGATATCTTTACTATGAAAAGGATAATTTTCCAGAGGCTATAGAGCTGTTTAACAAGGCTTTAGATATAGACCCAGAAGCGCCATTTGTATATTTTTTATTGGGAAATGCTTTTTCAAGGATAGGAAGGATAGTAGATGCCATAAGAGCTTATGATCTGGCGATATTTTTAGATTTTGATATCTATGATGCCCATGTAGAATTTGCTATAAAATATGAAAGAATGGGGCGATTAAAAAGAGCGCTAAAGGAATATATAGCTGCCTATGAAATTGATCCAAGAGATGAAGCTATTAAAGAAAAGATAGACTTTTTAAGAGAAAAGATAGGAGAATAA
- a CDS encoding D-alanine--D-alanine ligase, with protein MKIAVFMGGISTEREVSLKTGSAVLNSLIRQGYEAYGVNLTNENLVTSFIENEYDIAFLSLHGGCGEDGRVQGLLDLLGKKYTGSQAAPSTVAMDKIITKKIADSLGIKIPKTYTNKEEIDKFPIVIKPSKEGSSTGLYICKDMEDVEEALESLSNRSVIIEEYIKGVELTAGVLDGEALGVLKIIPHDGIYNYESKYTGGKTEYEYPAKISAEAYENAMRNAKLIHDELKLSGASRSDFILCNDKVYFLEVNTCPGMTETSLLPKLATLKNYTFDDVVKKIIFTSHKK; from the coding sequence ATGAAAATTGCAGTTTTTATGGGTGGAATATCAACTGAGAGGGAAGTTTCACTAAAAACAGGGAGTGCAGTATTAAACAGTTTAATAAGACAGGGATATGAGGCATATGGAGTGAACTTAACAAATGAGAATCTCGTCACATCATTTATTGAAAATGAATATGATATAGCATTTTTATCTTTGCATGGTGGGTGTGGAGAAGATGGCAGAGTTCAAGGCTTACTTGATCTTTTGGGGAAAAAATATACAGGGTCTCAAGCGGCTCCAAGCACAGTGGCAATGGATAAAATTATAACTAAAAAGATAGCAGATAGCCTTGGAATAAAAATTCCTAAGACTTATACAAACAAAGAGGAAATAGATAAGTTTCCAATAGTTATAAAACCGTCAAAAGAAGGGTCTAGTACAGGGCTTTATATTTGTAAAGATATGGAAGATGTAGAAGAGGCTTTGGAAAGTCTATCAAATAGAAGTGTAATAATAGAAGAGTATATAAAGGGTGTAGAACTAACTGCAGGGGTTTTAGATGGGGAAGCTCTTGGGGTATTGAAGATAATTCCACATGATGGAATATACAACTATGAGTCAAAATATACAGGAGGAAAGACAGAATACGAGTATCCTGCAAAGATATCGGCAGAGGCTTATGAAAATGCTATGAGAAATGCTAAACTTATCCATGATGAACTTAAGTTAAGTGGTGCGTCTAGAAGTGACTTTATATTATGCAATGATAAAGTCTATTTTTTAGAGGTTAATACCTGCCCTGGAATGACAGAGACAAGTCTTCTTCCTAAACTTGCAACTCTTAAAAACTATACATTTGATGATGTGGTAAAAAAAATAATTTTTACTTCTCATAAAAAATAG
- a CDS encoding tetratricopeptide repeat protein gives MKNKIIGTILLFLALAGYFKLDSDVKSKEENQLKKELNEKNIYLSSGLAKQNLGDYEGAIEDYNKAIKLDPNFKIAYNNRGVMRNALGNFRDAKKDFDKTIKLDPNYETAYYNRGLAKINLGDSNGAIEDFNKAIELDPNFKWVYYDRGLLKAELGDFNGSIEDFNKAIGLDPDFKLAYNSRSLAKYYLGNYRGAIKDCDKAIELDPNYATAYCDRGLAKAKLGDFNGAIEDFNKTIELDPNHIGAYNNRGNAKNMLRNAREAIKDFDKAIALDPNYATAYFSRGAAKMNLGDFNGAIEDFNKAIELDPNSIDVYNYRGAAKRELGDYEGAIEDFNEAAKRGGF, from the coding sequence ATGAAAAATAAAATTATAGGAACAATTCTATTATTTTTAGCTCTAGCAGGATACTTTAAACTTGATAGTGATGTGAAATCAAAAGAAGAAAATCAATTAAAAAAAGAATTAAATGAAAAAAATATTTATCTTAGTAGTGGATTAGCAAAACAGAACTTAGGAGATTATGAAGGGGCAATTGAGGATTACAATAAGGCAATAAAATTAGACCCCAATTTTAAAATAGCATACAACAATAGAGGGGTTATGAGAAATGCTTTGGGAAATTTTAGAGATGCTAAAAAAGACTTTGATAAAACAATAAAATTGGATCCCAATTATGAAACAGCATATTATAATAGAGGACTAGCAAAAATTAACTTAGGAGATTCCAATGGAGCTATAGAAGATTTTAATAAGGCAATAGAGCTAGATCCCAATTTTAAATGGGTATATTACGATAGAGGACTGTTAAAAGCTGAATTAGGAGATTTCAATGGATCTATAGAAGATTTTAATAAGGCAATAGGACTCGACCCCGATTTTAAATTGGCTTATAACAGTAGAAGTCTTGCTAAATATTATCTAGGAAATTATAGAGGAGCTATAAAAGATTGTGATAAGGCAATAGAGCTAGATCCCAATTATGCAACAGCATATTGCGATAGAGGACTAGCAAAAGCTAAATTAGGAGATTTCAATGGAGCTATAGAAGATTTTAATAAGACAATAGAACTCGATCCAAACCATATAGGTGCATACAACAATAGAGGAAATGCGAAAAATATGTTAAGAAATGCTAGAGAAGCAATAAAAGACTTTGATAAAGCAATAGCATTGGATCCAAATTATGCAACAGCATATTTTAGTAGAGGTGCAGCAAAAATGAATTTAGGAGATTTCAATGGAGCTATAGAAGATTTTAATAAGGCAATAGAGCTCGATCCAAACTCTATAGATGTATACAACTATAGAGGGGCAGCAAAACGGGAATTAGGAGATTATGAAGGAGCTATAGAAGATTTTAATGAAGCGGCTAAAAGGGGAGGTTTCTAA
- a CDS encoding toxin-antitoxin system YwqK family antitoxin: MKKLLLILIFSISLMSYGKSINREQLQNRNGMYYEVNKETPYTGEAIVYYENGKIQVRENYKDGELNGEFIVYYENGKIKGKENYKDGERNGEGIYFNENGKIKGKGNYKDGKQNGEWISYYENGQIQYQGNYKDGLANGEMVTYYKNGKIQYKENYEDGERNGEYIGYYENGKIQIIGNFKGGKAEGELISYYENGQIENKENYKNGKYNGEVIVYYKNGQIERKQNYKDGIYNGKWIYYYEDGKIKGRLMY; encoded by the coding sequence ATGAAAAAATTATTATTAATATTAATATTTAGTATAAGTTTAATGAGTTATGGGAAATCAATTAATAGAGAGCAATTACAAAACAGAAACGGTATGTATTATGAAGTAAATAAAGAAACTCCATACACAGGAGAAGCTATTGTCTATTACGAAAATGGGAAAATCCAAGTTAGAGAAAATTATAAAGACGGGGAACTAAATGGGGAATTCATTGTCTATTACGAAAATGGAAAAATCAAAGGTAAAGAAAATTATAAAGATGGGGAAAGAAATGGGGAAGGGATTTACTTTAACGAAAATGGAAAAATCAAAGGTAAAGGAAATTATAAAGATGGGAAACAAAATGGGGAATGGATTTCCTATTATGAAAATGGACAAATTCAATATCAAGGAAATTATAAAGATGGATTAGCAAATGGGGAAATGGTTACTTATTACAAAAATGGAAAAATCCAATATAAAGAAAATTATGAAGATGGGGAAAGAAATGGAGAATATATTGGCTATTATGAAAATGGAAAAATCCAAATTATAGGAAATTTTAAAGGTGGAAAAGCGGAAGGAGAATTGATTTCTTACTATGAGAATGGTCAAATCGAAAATAAAGAAAATTATAAAAATGGTAAATATAATGGGGAAGTGATTGTCTATTACAAAAATGGTCAAATCGAACGTAAACAAAATTATAAAGATGGGATATATAATGGGAAATGGATTTACTATTATGAAGATGGAAAAATTAAAGGTAGACTTATGTATTAA